One part of the Capra hircus breed San Clemente chromosome 4, ASM170441v1, whole genome shotgun sequence genome encodes these proteins:
- the LOC102186833 gene encoding olfactory receptor-like protein OLF3, with product MGADNQTWVREFILLGLSSDWDTQVALFILFSVTYLLTVLGNVLIVLLIRLDSRLHTPMYFFLTNLSLVDVSYATSIVPQMLVHFLAEHKGIPYVSCAAQLFFSLGLGGIEFVLLAVMAYDRYVAVCDPLRYSVIMHGGLCARLAVTSWVSGSVNSLMQTSITFQLPMCTNKYIDHISCELLAVVRLACVDTSSNEVAIMVSSIVLLMTPFCLVLLSYIRIVSTILKIQSTEGRKKAFCTCASHLTVVVLSYGMAIFTYIQPNPSPSVLQEKLMSLFYAILTPMLNPMIYSLRNKEVMGAWQKLLGQLSGLTSKLAA from the coding sequence atggGAGCAGATAACCAGACTTGGGTGAGAGAATTCATTCTCCTCGGCCTGTCCAGTGACTGGGACACCCAGGTCGCTCTCTTCATCCTGTTCTCAGTCACTTACCTGCTGACCGTGCTGGGGAACGTCCTCATTGTTCTTCTGATCAGACTGGACAGCCGACTCCACACTCCCATGTATTTCTTTCTCACCAACCTCTCCCTTGTTGATGTCTCCTATGCCACAAGCATCGTTCCTCAGATGCTGGTGCATTTTCTTGCAGAACATAAAGGGATCCCGTACGTGAGCTGTGCAGCCCAGTTATTCTTCTCCCTGGGCCTGGGTGGGATTGAGTTTGTTCTCCTGgccgtgatggcctatgaccgctatgtggctGTGTGCGACCCCCTGAGATACTCAGTCATCATGCACGGAGGGCTCTGTGCTAGGCTGGCCGTCACATCCTGGGTCAGTGGCTCTGTCAACTCTCTCATGCAGACCTCCATCACCTTTCAGTTGCCCATGTGCACAAACAAGTATATTGATCACATAtcctgtgaactcttagctgtggtcAGGCTGGCCTGTGTGGACACCTCCTCCAACGAGGTGGCCATCATGGTGTCTAGCATTGTGTTGCTGATGACACCTTTCTGCCTGGTTCTCCTGTCCTACATCAGGATCGTCTCCACCATCCTAAAGATCCAGTCCACAGAGGGGAGAAAGAAAGCCTTCTGCACCTGCGCCTCTCACCTCACAGTGGTTGTCCTGTCCTATGGTATGGCCATTTTCACTTACATCCAGCCCAATCCCAGCCCTTCTGTGCTTCAGGAGAAGTTGATGTCTCTCTTCTATGCCATTTTGACACCCATGCTGAACCCCATGATTTACAGTCTAAGGAATAAGGAGGTGATGGGGGCCTGGCAGAAACTACTAGGGCAGTTATCTGGATTAACATCGAAACTAGCAGCTTGA
- the LOC102184973 gene encoding olfactory receptor-like protein OLF3, giving the protein MGADNQTWVREFILLGLSSDWDTQVALFVLFSVTYLLTLLGNVLIVLLIRLDSRLHTPMYFFLTNLSLVDVSYTTSIVPQMLVHFLARHKGIPYVSCAAQLFFSLGLGGIEFVLLAVMAYDRYVAVCDPLRYSVIMHGGLCARLAVTSWVSGSVNSLVQTTITFQLPMCTNKYIDHISCEILAVVRLACVDTSCNEVAIMVSSIVLLMTPFCLVLLSYIRIISTILKIQSTEGRKKAFHTCASHLTVVVLCYGMTIFTYIQPNPSPSVLQEKLISVFYAILMPVLNPMIYSLRNKEVKGAWQKLLGQLSGLTSKLAT; this is encoded by the coding sequence ATGGGAGCAGATAACCAGACTTGGGTGAGAGAATTCATTCTCCTCGGCCTGTCCAGTGACTGGGACACCCAGGTCGCTCTCTTCGTCCTGTTCTCAGTCACTTACCTGCTGACCCTGCTGGGGAACGTCCTCATTGTTCTTCTGATCAGACTGGACAGCCGACTCCACACTCCCATGTATTTCTTTCTCACCAACCTCTCCCTTGTTGATGTCTCCTATACCACAAGCATCGTTCCTCAGATGCTGGTGCATTTTCTTGCGAGACATAAAGGGATCCCGTACGTGAGCTGTGCAGCCCAGTTATTCTTCTCCCTGGGCCTGGGTGGGATTGAGTTTGTTCTCCTGgccgtgatggcctatgaccgctatgtggctGTGTGCGACCCCCTGAGATACTCGGTCATCATGCACGGAGGGCTCTGTGCTAGGCTGGCCGTCACATCCTGGGTCAGTGGCTCTGTCAACTCTCTCGTGCAGACCACCATCACCTTTCAGTTGCCCATGTGCACAAACAAGTATATTGATCACATATCCTGTGAAATCCTAGCTGTGGTCAGGCTGGCCTGTGTGGACACCTCCTGCAACGAGGTGGCCATCATGGTGTCTAGCATTGTGTTGCTGATGACACCTTTCTGCCTGGTTCTCCTGTCCTACATCAGAATCATCTCCACCATCCTAAAGATCCAGTCCACAGAGGGGagaaagaaagccttccacaCCTGTGCCTCTCACCTCACAGTGGTTGTCCTGTGCTATGGTATGACCATTTTCACTTACATCCAGCCCAATCCCAGCCCTTCTGTGCTTCAGGAGAAGCTGATCTCTGTCTTCTATGCCATTTTGATGCCTGTACTGAATCCCATGATTTACAGTCTAAGGAATAAGGAGGTGAAGGGGGCCTGGCAGAAGCTTCTAGGACAATTATCTGGATTAACGTCAAAATTGGCAACTtga
- the LOC102184691 gene encoding olfactory receptor-like protein OLF3: MGADNQTWVREFILLGLSSDWDTQVTLFVLFSVTYLLTLLGNVLIVLLIRLDSRLHTPMYFFLTNLSLVDVSYATSIVPQMLVHFLAGHKGIPYVSCAAQLFFSLGLGGIEFVLLAVMAYDRYVAVCDPLRYSVILHGGLCARLAVTSWVSGSVNSLLQTTITFQLPMCTNKYIDHISCEILAVVRLACVDTSSNEVAIMVSSIVLLMTPFCLVLLSYIRIVSTILKIQSTEGRKKAFRTCASHLTVVVLCYGMTIFTYIQPNSSPSVLQEKLISVFCAILMPVLNPMIYSLRNKEVKGAWQKLLGQLSGLMSKLAT, from the coding sequence ATGGGAGCAGATAACCAGACTTGGGTGAGAGAATTCATTCTCCTCGGCCTGTCCAGTGACTGGGACACCCAGGTCACTCTCTTCGTCCTGTTCTCAGTCACTTACCTGCTGACCCTGCTGGGGAACGTCCTCATTGTTCTTCTGATCAGACTGGACAGCCGACTCCACACTCCCATGTATTTCTTTCTCACCAACCTCTCCCTTGTTGATGTCTCCTATGCCACAAGCATCGTTCCTCAGATGCTGGTGCATTTTCTTGCGGGACATAAAGGGATCCCGTACGTGAGCTGTGCAGCCCAGTTATTCTTCTCCCTGGGCCTGGGTGGGATTGAGTTTGTTCTCCTGgccgtgatggcctatgaccgctatgtggctGTGTGCGACCCCCTGAGATACTCAGTCATCTTGCACGGAGGGCTCTGTGCTAGGCTGGCCGTCACATCCTGGGTCAGTGGCTCTGTCAACTCTCTCCTGCAGACCACCATCACCTTTCAGTTGCCCATGTGCACGAACAAGTATATTGATCACATATCCTGTGAAATCCTAGCTGTGGTCAGGCTGGCCTGTGTGGACACCTCCTCCAACGAGGTGGCCATCATGGTGTCTAGCATTGTGTTGCTGATGACACCTTTCTGCCTGGTTCTGCTGTCCTACATCAGGATCGTCTCCACCATCCTAAAGATCCAGTCCACAGAGGGGAGAAAGAAAGCCTTTCGCACCTGTGCCTCTCACCTCACAGTGGTTGTCCTGTGCTACGGCATGACCATTTTCACTTACATCCAGCCCAATTCTAGCCCTTCTGTGCTTCAGGAGAAGCTGATCTCTGTCTTCTGTGCCATTTTGATGCCTGTACTGAACCCCATGATTTACAGTCTAAGGAATAAGGAGGTGAAGGGGGCCTGGCAGAAGCTTCTAGGACAATTATCTGGATTAATGTCAAAATTGGCGACTTGA